The following are encoded together in the Bacillus cereus group sp. RP43 genome:
- a CDS encoding O-acetylserine dependent cystathionine beta-synthase, whose amino-acid sequence MNVYRGVHELIGHTPIVEITRFSLPKGVRLFAKLEFYNPGGSVKDRLGRELIEDALEKGLVAQGGTIIEPTAGNTGIGLALAALEHDLRVIVCVPEKFSIEKQELMKALGATVVHTPTEQGMTGAIAKAKELVNEIPNSYSPSQFANEANPRAYFKTLGPELWSALNGEINIFVAGAGTGGTFMGTASYLKEKNIDIKTVIVEPEGSILNGGKAGSHETEGIGLEFIPPFLKTSYFDEIHTISDRHAFLRVKELAKKEGLLVGSSSGAAFHASLLEAEKAAPGTNIITIFPDSSERYLSKDIYKGWE is encoded by the coding sequence ATGAATGTATATCGTGGAGTTCATGAGTTAATTGGTCATACACCAATCGTAGAAATTACTCGTTTTTCACTTCCAAAGGGGGTCCGTTTATTTGCAAAGCTTGAATTTTACAACCCAGGCGGAAGCGTTAAGGATCGTTTAGGAAGAGAATTAATCGAAGATGCGCTAGAAAAAGGGCTTGTCGCGCAGGGTGGAACAATTATTGAACCGACTGCTGGCAACACTGGTATTGGACTGGCGCTTGCAGCGTTAGAACATGATTTACGCGTCATTGTTTGTGTACCAGAGAAATTTAGTATTGAAAAACAAGAATTAATGAAAGCGCTAGGTGCAACGGTTGTGCATACACCGACTGAGCAAGGAATGACCGGCGCAATTGCAAAGGCAAAAGAATTAGTAAATGAAATACCGAATTCATACTCTCCAAGTCAGTTTGCGAATGAAGCAAACCCTCGTGCTTATTTCAAAACACTAGGTCCTGAACTTTGGTCGGCACTAAATGGAGAGATTAACATATTTGTTGCGGGTGCAGGAACTGGCGGTACGTTTATGGGAACTGCGTCTTATTTAAAAGAGAAAAACATTGATATTAAAACGGTTATTGTAGAACCAGAGGGATCTATTTTAAATGGTGGTAAGGCTGGTTCACATGAAACAGAAGGAATTGGTCTTGAATTCATTCCGCCATTTTTGAAAACATCTTATTTTGATGAAATTCATACAATTTCTGATCGACATGCATTTTTACGAGTGAAGGAATTAGCGAAAAAGGAAGGCCTTCTCGTTGGGAGTTCTTCAGGAGCAGCGTTTCATGCAAGCTTACTTGAGGCAGAGAAAGCAGCACCAGGTACGAATATTATAACGATTTTTCCTGATAGTAGTGAGCGCTATTTAAGTAAAGACATATACAAAGGATGGGAATAA
- a CDS encoding bifunctional cystathionine gamma-lyase/homocysteine desulfhydrase, with translation MRAKTKLIHGIRIGEPSTGSVNVPIYQTSTYKQEAVGKHQGYEYSRTGNPTRAALEEMIAVLENGHAGFAFGSGMAAITATIMLFSKGDHVILTDDVYGGTYRVITKVLNRFGIEHTFVDTTNLEEVVEAIRPNTKAIYVETPTNPLLKITDIKKISALAKEKDLLTIIDNTFMTPYWQSPISLGADIVLHSATKYLGGHSDVVAGLVVVNSPQLAEDLHFVQNSTGGILGPQDSFLLLRGLKTLGIRMEEHETNSRAIAEFLNNHPKVNKVYYPGLESHQNHELATEQANGFGAIISFDVDSAETLNKVLEKLQYFTLAESLGAVESLISIPSQMTHASIPADRRKELGITDTLIRISVGIEDGEDLIEDLAQALA, from the coding sequence ATGAGAGCAAAGACAAAGTTAATTCATGGTATTCGCATAGGAGAACCTTCAACTGGATCTGTAAACGTACCGATTTATCAAACAAGTACGTATAAACAAGAAGCAGTTGGTAAGCATCAAGGATATGAATATTCACGTACAGGCAACCCAACACGTGCAGCTTTAGAAGAAATGATTGCTGTATTAGAAAACGGTCATGCTGGATTTGCATTTGGTTCTGGAATGGCTGCTATTACAGCAACAATTATGTTGTTCTCAAAAGGTGACCATGTCATTTTAACAGATGATGTTTATGGCGGAACGTACCGTGTTATTACGAAAGTATTAAACCGCTTCGGTATTGAGCATACATTTGTAGATACAACAAACCTAGAGGAAGTTGTAGAAGCGATTCGTCCAAATACGAAAGCGATTTATGTAGAAACACCAACGAACCCATTACTAAAAATTACTGATATTAAGAAAATATCTGCTCTTGCTAAAGAGAAAGATTTATTAACAATTATTGATAACACATTCATGACGCCATATTGGCAGTCGCCAATTTCTTTAGGAGCAGACATTGTACTTCATAGTGCAACGAAATATTTAGGAGGACATAGTGACGTAGTTGCAGGCCTAGTAGTTGTAAATAGCCCGCAATTAGCAGAAGACCTTCACTTTGTACAAAACTCAACAGGAGGTATTCTTGGCCCACAAGATAGCTTCTTACTACTTCGTGGTTTAAAAACATTAGGAATTCGTATGGAAGAACATGAAACGAATTCACGTGCGATTGCCGAGTTTTTAAATAACCATCCAAAAGTAAATAAAGTATATTATCCAGGTCTTGAATCCCATCAAAACCATGAACTAGCAACAGAACAAGCAAATGGATTTGGTGCTATCATCTCATTTGATGTAGATAGTGCGGAAACGTTGAATAAAGTACTTGAGAAACTGCAATACTTTACACTTGCTGAAAGCTTAGGAGCAGTAGAAAGTTTAATTTCTATCCCATCTCAAATGACACATGCATCAATCCCAGCAGATCGCCGTAAAGAATTAGGAATTACAGATACATTAATTCGTATCTCTGTCGGAATTGAAGATGGTGAAGATTTAATTGAAGATTTAGCACAAGCGCTAGCATAA
- the adhE gene encoding bifunctional acetaldehyde-CoA/alcohol dehydrogenase: MVVKEKVVNEMQEVKEMIDTLVNNGQEALQALESFTQEQIDNIVHEMALAGVDQHMPLAKLAVEETGRGVYEDKCIKNIFATEYIWHSIKKDKTVGIIHEDPHEEIIEIAEPVGVVAGVTPVTNPTSTTMFKALIGIKTRNPIIFAFHPSAQKCSIAAAKTVYDAALKAGAPKHCIQWIDRPSVEATKQLMNHEGVALVLATGGAGMVKSAYSTGKPALGVGPGNVPCYIEKSAHVKRAVNDLILSKTFDNGMICASEQAIIIDKEIYDDVKTEMIANNCYFVTEEERKKLEKLVINENTCAVNSDIVGKSAQYIAELVGITVPEHTKMLVAEIKGIGAAYPLSREKLSPVLACVKANSLEEGFTYCEEMLDLGGLGHSAVIHSTNTEVQKQFGLRMKACRLIVNAPSSQGGIGDIYNGFIPSLTLGCGSYGKNSVSQNVTATHLLNIKRLANRKKNMQWFKLPPKIYFEKHATAYLANMPNISRAFIVTDPGMVEHGYVDTVTHYLRKHANDVKVEVFFEVEPDPSDETVFKGAEMMRSFKPDVIIALGGGSAMDAAKGMWLFYEHPETTFYGIKQKFLDIRKRTCKYPNLGNKAQFVAIPTTSGTGSEVTPFAVITDKKNNIKYPLADYELTPDVAIVDPQFVMTVPPHITADTGMDVLTHAIEAYVSVMANDYTDGLALKAIDLVFKYLPRAYKDGNDEEAREKMHNASAIAGMAFANAFLGINHSLAHKLGPEFHIPHGRANAILMPHVVRYNAIKPRKHALFPKYEHFVADERYAHIARMLGLPASSAAEGAESLIQSIIALGKKLNINMSIAGQGVAKEQFEAVAGILAERAFEDQCTTANPKLPLISELKEIYMEAYKGV, translated from the coding sequence ATGGTAGTCAAAGAGAAAGTTGTAAATGAAATGCAAGAGGTAAAAGAGATGATTGATACGTTAGTAAATAACGGTCAAGAAGCTTTACAAGCATTAGAAAGTTTTACACAAGAGCAGATTGACAACATTGTTCATGAAATGGCACTAGCAGGTGTTGATCAACATATGCCGCTTGCGAAATTGGCTGTTGAAGAAACGGGCCGTGGTGTCTATGAAGACAAATGCATAAAAAATATTTTTGCCACTGAATATATTTGGCATAGTATAAAGAAAGACAAGACGGTAGGAATTATTCATGAAGATCCTCATGAAGAAATAATAGAAATTGCGGAACCGGTTGGTGTAGTAGCTGGAGTAACGCCAGTAACCAACCCAACGTCGACAACGATGTTTAAAGCATTAATCGGGATAAAAACGAGAAATCCAATTATTTTCGCATTCCATCCTTCCGCACAAAAATGTTCTATTGCAGCAGCGAAAACAGTATACGATGCTGCATTGAAGGCTGGTGCACCAAAGCACTGCATTCAATGGATTGACAGACCTTCTGTTGAAGCAACGAAACAATTAATGAATCATGAAGGTGTTGCGCTCGTTCTAGCAACTGGAGGAGCTGGTATGGTGAAATCAGCGTATTCTACTGGCAAACCAGCGTTAGGTGTAGGTCCTGGTAATGTACCGTGTTATATCGAGAAATCAGCACATGTAAAACGAGCTGTTAATGATTTAATTTTATCGAAAACATTTGATAACGGTATGATTTGTGCATCGGAACAGGCAATCATTATCGATAAAGAAATTTATGATGATGTTAAAACAGAAATGATTGCAAATAATTGTTACTTTGTAACAGAGGAAGAGAGAAAGAAATTAGAAAAGCTCGTTATAAATGAAAATACATGTGCAGTAAATAGTGATATTGTAGGGAAATCTGCGCAGTATATTGCCGAATTAGTTGGGATTACTGTGCCTGAACATACAAAAATGCTTGTAGCTGAAATTAAAGGAATTGGGGCAGCATATCCACTATCTCGTGAGAAACTGAGTCCAGTATTAGCTTGTGTAAAAGCGAATTCATTAGAAGAAGGATTTACATATTGCGAAGAAATGCTAGACCTTGGCGGCTTAGGGCATTCAGCAGTCATTCATTCTACAAATACAGAAGTACAAAAACAATTTGGTTTACGTATGAAAGCTTGCCGTCTTATTGTAAATGCACCTTCATCACAAGGCGGAATAGGTGATATATATAATGGGTTTATTCCATCGCTTACACTTGGTTGTGGTTCCTACGGGAAAAACTCAGTTTCTCAAAATGTAACAGCGACTCATTTATTAAATATAAAAAGGCTGGCAAATAGAAAAAAGAATATGCAGTGGTTCAAGTTGCCACCAAAAATTTATTTTGAAAAACATGCTACAGCATATTTAGCGAACATGCCTAATATTTCACGTGCATTTATTGTAACGGACCCAGGAATGGTTGAGCATGGATATGTAGATACGGTCACGCACTATTTACGTAAACATGCAAATGATGTGAAAGTCGAGGTTTTCTTCGAGGTCGAGCCAGATCCATCAGATGAAACTGTTTTTAAAGGTGCGGAAATGATGAGAAGCTTTAAGCCAGATGTAATCATCGCACTTGGTGGCGGTTCAGCTATGGATGCAGCAAAAGGGATGTGGCTTTTCTATGAGCACCCCGAAACAACATTCTATGGAATTAAACAGAAGTTTTTAGATATAAGAAAACGTACATGTAAGTATCCGAACTTGGGAAATAAAGCGCAATTTGTTGCCATTCCAACAACATCAGGGACGGGATCAGAAGTGACGCCATTTGCGGTTATTACAGATAAGAAAAATAATATAAAGTACCCGCTTGCGGATTATGAATTAACACCAGATGTAGCGATTGTTGATCCGCAATTTGTAATGACAGTACCACCTCATATAACAGCAGATACCGGAATGGACGTATTAACACATGCAATTGAGGCATATGTGTCTGTTATGGCAAATGACTATACGGATGGTTTAGCGTTAAAAGCAATTGATCTCGTATTTAAATATTTACCGAGAGCATATAAAGATGGGAATGATGAAGAGGCGCGGGAAAAAATGCATAACGCTTCTGCGATTGCAGGGATGGCATTTGCAAATGCTTTCCTTGGTATTAATCACAGTTTAGCACATAAGCTTGGACCGGAATTCCATATTCCACACGGACGCGCAAATGCAATTCTTATGCCGCATGTAGTCCGCTATAATGCTATTAAGCCAAGGAAACATGCATTGTTCCCAAAATATGAGCACTTTGTGGCAGATGAACGTTACGCACATATTGCGAGAATGCTCGGGCTTCCAGCAAGTTCGGCGGCAGAAGGTGCGGAATCACTTATCCAATCAATTATTGCGCTTGGGAAAAAATTAAATATTAATATGAGTATTGCAGGACAAGGAGTCGCTAAAGAACAATTTGAAGCGGTTGCTGGAATATTGGCAGAAAGAGCTTTTGAAGATCAGTGTACAACAGCTAATCCCAAATTGCCGCTTATTTCAGAGCTGAAAGAAATTTATATGGAAGCATATAAAGGCGTTTAA
- a CDS encoding YrhC family protein: MKELQEKIADYTRFGQVLLSISTFLMIGLLIPSGVKDMVQSFVMMGSIIVFLVLAFFFFKRVRTMRDQLEESKYEENC, encoded by the coding sequence ATGAAAGAATTACAAGAAAAAATAGCAGATTATACCCGTTTCGGACAAGTACTTTTATCTATAAGTACATTTTTAATGATCGGTTTATTAATTCCAAGTGGAGTCAAAGATATGGTGCAGTCTTTTGTTATGATGGGGAGTATTATTGTATTTTTAGTTCTTGCTTTTTTCTTCTTTAAGCGTGTTAGAACGATGCGTGACCAATTAGAGGAGAGCAAATATGAAGAAAATTGTTAA
- a CDS encoding ABC transporter substrate-binding protein has translation MKKSITLFTAILSIFFLLIGCSAKENEKASATKTDKETDKIEITDLSDRKITFNKVPESFATLSMGDMNIIHALGGKIVGRPDAKIPLPEDLQKTQVIGNAHQPNFEQIASLKPDVLVANNGFQKNIPTVEGQGTKVIISSANSVKDIQKSIEMYGTVMKKEDKAKELNQKINDQMKKYEKKSDIKALLVYGAPGTYLAALPTSLSGDILEKTGGKNIAAGFPEMKEYPQYAQLSVERIIEANPDVIYLITHGDPNSVKKAFEGEMMKNEAWKNLDAVKQNRVVILPPDLFGSNPGTKVTEAMDFMYKSIQDVRK, from the coding sequence ATGAAAAAATCCATTACGCTGTTCACAGCGATCTTATCTATTTTTTTCTTATTAATAGGTTGCAGTGCAAAAGAAAACGAAAAAGCATCCGCAACAAAAACAGACAAAGAAACAGACAAAATCGAAATTACCGATCTCTCAGACAGAAAGATAACATTCAATAAAGTTCCTGAAAGTTTTGCGACGTTAAGTATGGGGGATATGAATATTATCCATGCTTTAGGAGGGAAAATCGTCGGTCGTCCAGATGCAAAAATTCCCCTTCCAGAAGATTTGCAAAAAACACAAGTAATTGGAAATGCACATCAGCCAAACTTTGAACAAATTGCTAGTTTAAAGCCAGATGTACTTGTTGCTAATAATGGGTTCCAAAAAAATATTCCAACGGTTGAAGGGCAAGGAACAAAAGTAATCATTTCTTCAGCAAACTCTGTAAAAGATATTCAAAAGAGTATTGAAATGTATGGAACAGTAATGAAGAAAGAAGATAAGGCAAAAGAGCTTAACCAAAAAATTAATGATCAAATGAAGAAATATGAGAAAAAGAGCGATATTAAAGCATTGCTCGTTTATGGAGCACCAGGCACTTATTTAGCAGCGTTACCAACATCTCTATCAGGGGATATTTTAGAAAAAACGGGCGGGAAAAATATCGCAGCTGGTTTTCCAGAAATGAAAGAGTATCCGCAATATGCACAGCTAAGTGTAGAACGTATTATTGAAGCAAATCCAGATGTGATTTATTTAATTACACATGGAGATCCCAATAGTGTGAAAAAAGCATTTGAAGGCGAAATGATGAAAAATGAAGCATGGAAAAATTTAGATGCAGTAAAACAAAATCGTGTTGTTATTTTACCACCAGATTTATTTGGATCAAATCCTGGGACAAAAGTAACAGAGGCGATGGACTTTATGTATAAAAGTATACAAGATGTAAGGAAATGA
- a CDS encoding iron ABC transporter permease, translated as MESSEIVREKEHPFARKRWIITVTLVVLTFLGLFYGLFAGSLSFSLRDIIEGIQDEGSTVHRIVWDLRIPRVLVGFIVGTCLATSGALLQGVMRNPLADPGIIGVSSGAGLVAIIIMILFPQHMAFLPLGAFLGAFITAMVIYALSWQKGAPPSRIVLVGVSINALIGAATSALMLLHSDKVQSVLPWLAGGIGGVSWAHLNMITYYAIFAIILAFFGIKHIRVLMLGDEMAKLLGYNVERSRFYLIVVSTLLAGIAVSVSGLIGFVGLVVPHMLRLLVGNDYKYLLPLSCLGGGILLVFADAIARSWFDPIELPVGILLSFLGGPFFLYLIHRGGKQRDFR; from the coding sequence ATGGAGAGTAGTGAAATAGTAAGAGAAAAGGAACATCCTTTTGCGAGAAAAAGATGGATAATAACAGTTACTTTAGTCGTATTAACATTTCTAGGTCTTTTTTACGGTCTTTTCGCAGGGAGCTTATCTTTTTCTTTACGAGACATTATAGAGGGTATACAAGATGAAGGTTCGACAGTTCATCGAATTGTGTGGGATCTTCGCATACCGAGAGTGCTCGTTGGATTTATAGTAGGAACATGTTTAGCTACATCTGGAGCATTACTGCAAGGGGTTATGAGAAACCCTCTTGCAGACCCTGGAATTATTGGAGTTTCATCAGGAGCAGGCCTTGTAGCAATAATAATCATGATTTTATTTCCACAGCATATGGCTTTTTTACCGCTAGGAGCTTTTTTAGGAGCTTTCATAACAGCGATGGTCATTTATGCTTTATCATGGCAAAAAGGGGCACCGCCTTCAAGAATCGTCTTAGTAGGTGTGTCAATCAATGCATTAATTGGTGCAGCAACGTCAGCATTAATGTTATTACATAGTGACAAAGTACAATCCGTGTTACCGTGGTTAGCAGGCGGTATCGGTGGTGTGAGTTGGGCTCATTTAAACATGATTACTTATTATGCAATATTCGCTATTATATTAGCTTTCTTCGGTATTAAACACATTCGAGTATTAATGCTCGGAGATGAAATGGCGAAATTATTAGGGTATAACGTGGAAAGAAGCCGGTTTTATTTAATAGTAGTAAGTACATTATTAGCTGGAATTGCGGTTAGTGTTTCCGGACTTATTGGATTTGTCGGACTTGTTGTACCGCATATGTTACGTTTATTAGTTGGAAATGACTATAAATATTTACTGCCATTATCATGCCTTGGCGGTGGGATATTACTTGTTTTTGCGGATGCGATAGCTCGAAGTTGGTTCGATCCAATCGAATTGCCTGTTGGTATTTTATTGTCCTTCTTAGGTGGTCCGTTCTTCTTATATTTAATCCATAGAGGAGGAAAACAACGTGATTTCCGTTAA
- a CDS encoding ABC transporter ATP-binding protein, producing MISVNKVFYAHSERFQMQDMNVHIKAGEIVSLIGPNGSGKSTLLRLIARLLKQSEGDIILDGENIHMMKSADVAKQLAMLPQMHDHQLDLTVKELIEFGRGPHKSWSSRLNKEDEEIVDWALSVTNLEGYEYRLLQSLSGGERQRAWIAMTLAQRTNVLLLDEPTTFLDIVHQLEVMELVKRLNEEFGMTIVMVLHDINQAAQYSDRLLVLKRGKIQYDGVPEEVLCHQMFQRVFGIEVDIFQGSDKPFFTPKRISKKGEARCKQKSVLPLN from the coding sequence GTGATTTCCGTTAACAAAGTGTTTTACGCACATTCTGAAAGATTTCAAATGCAAGATATGAATGTACATATTAAAGCTGGAGAAATCGTTAGTTTAATCGGTCCGAATGGATCGGGGAAATCTACTTTGCTTCGTTTAATAGCACGGCTACTTAAACAAAGCGAAGGAGACATCATTTTAGATGGGGAAAATATTCATATGATGAAGAGTGCAGATGTAGCGAAGCAATTAGCGATGTTACCACAAATGCACGATCATCAATTAGATTTAACAGTGAAAGAACTAATAGAGTTCGGAAGAGGTCCTCATAAATCATGGAGTAGTCGCTTAAATAAAGAAGATGAAGAAATTGTTGATTGGGCATTGTCTGTTACAAATCTTGAAGGGTATGAATATCGTCTTTTACAATCCTTATCAGGAGGAGAAAGGCAACGTGCTTGGATTGCAATGACGCTTGCACAACGCACAAATGTCTTATTATTAGATGAACCAACAACCTTTTTAGATATCGTCCATCAGTTAGAAGTAATGGAACTTGTTAAACGATTAAACGAAGAGTTTGGTATGACGATTGTAATGGTTTTACATGATATTAATCAAGCGGCTCAATATAGCGATCGTTTACTCGTATTAAAGCGAGGAAAGATTCAGTATGACGGTGTACCAGAAGAAGTATTATGTCATCAAATGTTTCAGCGTGTATTTGGCATAGAAGTAGATATTTTTCAAGGAAGCGACAAGCCATTTTTTACACCGAAACGAATTTCTAAAAAAGGAGAAGCGAGATGCAAACAGAAGAGCGTATTACCACTGAATTAG
- a CDS encoding ankyrin repeat domain-containing protein — translation MQTEERITTELVREFVMAAHGDLEKVQELLAESPSLLHAAYNWGGSDWESALGAAAHVGRKDIALYLLEKGARMDIFAAAMLGELEVVQAILVVQPEALFAPGPHGISLLQHARMGGEKAQRVFEYLTVLS, via the coding sequence ATGCAAACAGAAGAGCGTATTACCACTGAATTAGTAAGAGAATTTGTTATGGCAGCTCACGGAGATCTAGAAAAAGTACAGGAACTGTTGGCTGAATCGCCAAGCTTACTTCATGCCGCCTATAATTGGGGTGGCTCAGATTGGGAAAGTGCTTTAGGTGCAGCTGCACATGTAGGACGTAAAGATATTGCTCTTTATTTACTGGAAAAAGGAGCTCGGATGGATATTTTTGCAGCGGCTATGCTTGGGGAACTTGAAGTCGTACAAGCTATTTTAGTAGTACAACCAGAAGCATTATTTGCACCTGGTCCGCATGGTATCTCGCTACTTCAACATGCACGAATGGGTGGAGAAAAAGCTCAGCGTGTATTTGAGTACTTAACAGTGCTTTCTTAA
- a CDS encoding GNAT family N-acetyltransferase — translation MMGVNKRVFHTDRLQFRKYTMDDLPFYASLWGDEKVMRYIGNGTLKTYMQCQKSLEEWVLPNYKNGLGLFVMIEKETGIRIGHAGLVKQKVDGKEEIEIGYWLLPKYWGKGYAKEAAAAFRDYGFQALQMNKLISLINPNHPASIFVARKTGLSYEKTTSFHEMDVLVYAIKRVG, via the coding sequence ATGATGGGAGTGAATAAAAGAGTGTTTCATACAGATCGTTTACAATTTCGCAAATATACAATGGATGATTTACCGTTTTATGCTTCTTTATGGGGGGATGAGAAGGTAATGCGCTATATTGGAAATGGAACGTTAAAAACATATATGCAATGTCAAAAAAGTTTGGAGGAGTGGGTACTTCCAAATTATAAAAATGGTCTCGGTTTATTTGTAATGATTGAAAAGGAAACAGGGATACGAATTGGTCATGCAGGGCTTGTCAAGCAGAAGGTAGATGGAAAAGAGGAAATTGAGATTGGCTATTGGCTACTTCCTAAGTATTGGGGGAAAGGGTATGCAAAAGAGGCTGCGGCAGCATTTCGGGACTATGGTTTTCAAGCATTACAAATGAATAAATTAATTTCACTTATTAATCCGAACCACCCAGCTTCAATATTTGTTGCTAGAAAAACAGGGCTTAGTTATGAGAAAACAACTTCATTTCATGAGATGGATGTTCTCGTTTATGCTATTAAGCGGGTTGGATGA
- a CDS encoding GNAT family N-acetyltransferase: MYIYHNGLIIREGTNGVPAYAIKTLFEDAGWSNDNIPSWQIEKFTIAFENSTWAFTIWDEEEMVAMVRVISDQIMVANIVNLVVKCEYRGKGLGKKLVALCLQKLPHGDWFAHTSANNFDFYRSCGFEVRELSRNGTCAYYGYQVAKKDGHR; the protein is encoded by the coding sequence ATGTATATTTATCATAATGGACTTATTATTCGTGAGGGAACGAACGGTGTACCAGCATATGCAATTAAAACTTTATTTGAAGATGCCGGTTGGAGTAATGATAATATCCCTTCTTGGCAAATTGAAAAATTTACGATAGCATTTGAAAATTCTACATGGGCTTTCACAATTTGGGATGAAGAAGAAATGGTCGCGATGGTTAGAGTGATTTCTGATCAAATCATGGTTGCTAACATAGTAAATTTAGTTGTGAAGTGTGAGTATAGGGGAAAAGGGTTAGGTAAGAAACTTGTAGCTCTTTGTTTACAAAAGCTTCCGCATGGCGATTGGTTTGCGCATACATCCGCTAACAATTTTGATTTTTATAGAAGTTGTGGTTTTGAAGTAAGAGAGTTATCAAGAAATGGAACATGTGCGTATTATGGGTATCAAGTGGCAAAAAAGGATGGGCATCGATAA
- a CDS encoding MaoC/PaaZ C-terminal domain-containing protein — translation MNVKVGDVFKYERRFTEEEVFEFANITGDKGRHHMEYDENGRLMVHGLLTASIGTKVGEELHYIARELVSEFIRPVFTGDTITCELTLTNIEQMEGYKKVSIESVYRNQHEKTVLVGTSYGIIRE, via the coding sequence ATGAATGTAAAAGTTGGGGATGTATTTAAATACGAAAGAAGGTTTACCGAGGAAGAAGTTTTTGAATTTGCAAATATTACAGGCGATAAAGGTAGACATCATATGGAATATGATGAGAATGGACGATTAATGGTTCATGGTCTATTGACTGCTAGCATTGGTACGAAAGTAGGAGAAGAGTTACATTACATAGCGAGGGAATTAGTAAGTGAGTTCATTAGACCAGTTTTTACAGGTGATACGATTACTTGTGAATTAACATTAACAAATATTGAGCAAATGGAAGGATATAAAAAAGTTTCAATTGAGTCCGTTTATCGCAATCAACATGAAAAGACTGTACTGGTTGGGACGAGTTATGGAATTATAAGGGAATAA
- a CDS encoding XRE family transcriptional regulator, producing MNIGSAIREIRQRKGITIAQICEGTGLSKGFMSQVENNKTSPSISTLETISIFLNVPLPYLLLEQKDRMKIIKKEERKYSVYGKDEQRIEHVAEQGGLRLSLVEISAGFPKENSPNAHEGEECHLVLRGKLEVQHGEDIAIVEEGDSFSWNACVPHIVRNIGEESALLLISSHAENRKRVY from the coding sequence ATGAATATTGGTTCTGCAATACGTGAAATTCGTCAACGTAAAGGCATAACAATTGCACAAATTTGTGAAGGAACAGGTCTTTCTAAAGGTTTTATGAGTCAGGTTGAAAATAATAAAACATCACCATCTATCTCAACTTTAGAAACAATCTCCATTTTTTTAAATGTTCCCCTTCCTTATTTACTGTTAGAACAAAAGGATCGAATGAAAATTATAAAAAAAGAAGAACGGAAATACAGCGTATACGGTAAAGATGAACAAAGAATTGAACATGTTGCTGAGCAAGGTGGTCTCCGCCTATCTCTAGTAGAAATTTCTGCCGGATTCCCGAAAGAAAACTCACCAAATGCTCATGAAGGCGAAGAGTGCCATCTTGTATTACGCGGAAAACTGGAAGTTCAACATGGTGAAGACATTGCAATTGTAGAAGAAGGTGATTCTTTCTCCTGGAATGCATGCGTTCCCCATATTGTCCGTAACATAGGTGAAGAATCTGCGTTATTACTTATCTCTAGTCATGCTGAAAATCGAAAACGAGTTTACTAA
- a CDS encoding DoxX family protein yields the protein MNQHIGNLIIRIVLGVTFFMHGLTKFQSGIDNIAGWFTSIGLPGGLAYGVATVELVGGLLLILGLGVRYIGLLFALVMVGAIVKVKWSAGLLGDGKNPGFELELALLAMGAYLFVAKADGFVDNFLKEKMSKKN from the coding sequence ATGAATCAACATATCGGTAACTTAATTATTCGTATCGTGTTAGGGGTAACGTTCTTTATGCACGGTTTAACAAAATTCCAATCAGGAATTGACAATATTGCAGGGTGGTTCACAAGCATTGGTTTACCAGGAGGACTTGCATACGGTGTAGCAACAGTGGAATTAGTTGGTGGTCTATTGTTAATTCTAGGTTTAGGTGTAAGATATATTGGATTATTATTTGCACTTGTTATGGTTGGAGCAATTGTAAAAGTGAAATGGTCAGCTGGTTTATTAGGAGATGGGAAAAATCCTGGCTTCGAATTAGAACTTGCATTATTAGCAATGGGTGCTTATTTATTTGTTGCCAAAGCTGATGGTTTTGTAGATAATTTCTTAAAAGAGAAAATGTCAAAGAAGAACTAA